A DNA window from Ammospiza nelsoni isolate bAmmNel1 chromosome 31, bAmmNel1.pri, whole genome shotgun sequence contains the following coding sequences:
- the LOC132085570 gene encoding N-acetylmuramoyl-L-alanine amidase-like: MFPWLLLALSICAHPGTAVSPAVSPAVSPAVSPAVSPAVSPAVSPAVSPAVSPAVSPTVSPAVSPAVSPAVSAAVPPRHMDSVLDILDALESPARGGSPGAAAALGRALGVCSAPGCRAVLGEPPGPPERPPALTAGQWRLLTALLRPGPAAPALGAVLAPDGSAVALGPLLAGIEAGLRSAGLGRPLPTLDPPADPLLAVTITEALGTSFLLARGGGRNATALGPGGCWDDVENPQNYTLRGPPSPVPDAVAIGAMDGAVLGARLARGLLPVAELLRGYYGTRNGSGAGRPPSSYRRRSFGALAGQGRLEKEVAAVLELLRTLSPTSELLRDVGTQEVAAVAQRAAREFSERYVECPAIVPRCLWGARPYRGTPALLRPPLGSVFLHHTLEPSRPCQTFGACARAMRDMQRFHQDTRGWDDIGYSFVVGSDGYLYEGRGWRWVGAHTKGYNTQGFGVGIVGDFTATLPDPDTLALVRDELLPCAVRFGHIRPDFTLRGHRQLGHTDCPGNALFQEIQSWPGFQGTPVAQGLG; the protein is encoded by the exons ATGTTCccgtggctgctgctggcactgagcaTCTGCgcccaccctggcacag CGGTGTCCCCGGCAGTGTCCCCGGCAGTGTCCCCGGCAGTGTCCCCAGCGGTGTCCCCGGCTGTGTCCCCGGCTGTGTCCCCGGCTGTGTCCCCGGCTGTGTCCCCGGCAGTGTCCCCAACAGTGTCCCCAGCGGTGTCCCCAGCGGTGTCCCCGGCGGTGTCCGCGGCTGTCCCCCCGCGCCACATGGACTCGGTGCTCGACATCCTGGACGCGCTCGAGTCCCCGGCCCGGGGCGGCTCCCCCGGCGCGGCCGCGGCCCTGGGGCGGGCCCTGGGGGTCTGCAGCGCCCCGGGGTGCCGGGCGGTGCTGGGCGAGCCCCCCGGGCCCCCCGAGCGCCCCCCGGCTCTGACCGCGGGCcagtggcggctcctgaccgcGCTgctccgccccggcccggcggccccggcgctgGGGGCGGTGCTGGCGCCCGACGGCTCCGCGGTGGCGCTCGGGCCGCTCCTGGCCGGCATCGAGGCGGGGCTGAGATCCGCCGGCCTTGGGCGACCCCTCCCCACCCTCGACCCGCCCGCCGACCCCCTCCTGGCTGTCACCATCACCGAGGCTTTGGGGACGTCCTTCCTGCTGGCGCGGGGGGGTGGCCGCAACGCCACCGCGTTAGGACCCGGCGGCTGCTGGGACGACGTGGAGAACCCCCAGAATTACACCTTGAGGGGTCCCCCGTCCCCCGTGCCCGACGCTGTGGCCATCGGGGCCATGGACGGGGCGGTCCTGGGGGCGCGGCTGGCCCGGGGACTCCTCCCGGTGGCCGAGCTGCTTCGGGGCTACTACGGCACCAGGAACGGCTCGGGAGCGGGGAGACCCCCCAGCAGTTACCGGCGCCGGAGTTTTGGGGCACTGGCGGGACAGGGACGTCTGGAGAAGGAGGTGGCAGCGgttttggagctgctgaggacGCTGTCGCCCACCTCGGAGCTCCTGAGAGACGTGGGGACACAGGAGGTGGCGGCCGTGGCTCAGAGGGCGGCGCGGGAGTTCAGCGAGCGCTACGTGG AGTGCCCGGCCATCGTGCCGCGCTGCCTGTGGGGTGCCCGTCCCTACCGGGGCACCCCGGCCCTGCTGCGGCCCCCGCTGGGCTCCGTGTTCCTGCACCACACCCTGGAGCCGTCGCGGCCCTGCCAGACCTTCGGCGCCTGCGCCCGCGCCATGAGGGACATGCAGCGCTTCCACCAGGACACCCGCGGCTGGGACGACATCGGCTACAG CTTTGTGGTGGGCTCGGATGGGTACCTGTACGAGGGCCGGGGCTGGCGCTGGGTGGGTGCCCACACCAAGGGCTACAACACCCAAGGCTTCGGCGTCGGCATCGTTGGGGACTTCACGGCCACCCTGCCGGACCCCGACACGCTGGCCCTCGTGCGGGATGAGCTCCTGCCCTGCGCCGTCCGCTTCGGCCACATCCGGCCGGACTTCACCCTGCGCGGCCACCGCCAGCTCGGCCACACCGACTGCCCTGGCAACGCCCTCTTCCAGGAGATCCAGAGCTGGCCTGGCTTCCAGGGGACGCCGGTGGCACAGGGACTCGGG TGA